The Xenopus tropicalis strain Nigerian chromosome 1, UCB_Xtro_10.0, whole genome shotgun sequence DNA segment TGCCCTTCCTTGCCTGTCAGGGGTAAGTATAAACGGCATACGGGGCACTGGTTGGTAGGTGTGCCCAGGGGCAGCTGGGGCACCCATGGGTGAGGGTAGAGGCTAATGAAGGGTAAGCATTTGGGCAGCTAAACCAACTTATATCCACATCACTAGGACTTGTTATGCCTATAAGCCATTCCCTCTTGGCTCTTTAGATCGGACTAAGCCTTATAGGCTGCCAGCCTGTACCTGTCTTGTTTTCCATCGCCCATCTGTTGGCACTGCCCTCATTCATGTAATAGCAGTTCTAACATATCATTATTACCCTGTGTTGTGCAGGTCTGCGATATAGACAGTATTTGCACTTTCAAGTGCTGAGCCCAGGGGACATCCAGTACATCTTCACAGCCACGCCAGCCAAGGATTTCGGGGGTATCTTTGTAAGTACTCATTTCTCCCTACCCGGGATCCCAGACACAGTCACTGCTTGCCAACTGGCGGGAATGTAGATGATGCTTTTGCATGCACATCCCATAATGATATATGTGCATCACACTGCCTATGGTGGTGCCAATCAGGCTGCACAGAGAAATGCCAGTGTGCCCTAGGGACTTACTAAATGCTTAAATCTTATTCAGCTTCGGCTGTTATGCTGCTCTGTCTGTGAATCAGTATTGAcataatatatatgtttgtgttttttttccccttcggAGCAGAACCAGAGATATGACCAGATCCACCTGGTTCCTGCTGACCCACTTGAGGCCTGTGGAGAGCTGAATAATGGGGCTTTCATCCAGGGGGAGATTGCACTGGTGGAGAGAGGGTGAGGCTTAACATTTACCGTTGTTTTTTCTCCTCTATTCATGTTACCTCTTACTATTTACCCTGCATGATTCCCAAACTGAACAGGAGCTGTGCCTGGCTTCTCAGGCCATTATGTGACCAGTTAGAAGTTTATAGATGCTTTATCTGCTCTCAGAATAAGACTTCCTTATAAATATTACACGGAGCGCCAGTGAGAGGGACCTATAACCCAGACAGAGATATCATGTTTCTGCCACAGGAAACTGCCCATTCTGCAACATGGCCACAACTGATGGGATCTGCCATGGGGCTTATGCATGCACCAGTTGTTAGGTAGTAAGGCTGGTATTGGTCATATTATTTGATCACTGGGACAGTACTTGGGAGGAGGACTGCATTCTGTTTCACATTGGGAGTTCTGAGTCTGACCTTGGATAGGAGAACAGCCCAGTTacaagtacagagaatcagagctctgcaCCAGGATAATTACTGGGGGTGACTTGATACACTTACCCAGGGGCAGTGATAATGAAGCCAAGGTTTTATCCCAGATGGACTAATGCATTGTGCTGTGTGTACCAAATCCCCTCTACATTACAGCAACACAAGgatatttgtatataatatgtgTGAGGATGACTTACTGTCAAGGAATATGTTACATTCTTTCTTGTCCAACAGGGGGTGCTCCTTCTTGTCCAAGACACGGGTCATTCAGGAGCATGGGGGCCTGGCTGTGATTATTGCAGATAATGCCTCAGACAACGACAGCCGCTATGTCGACATGATCAACGACAACAGCGGCAGAACAGTAGATATCCCAGCCCTGTTCCTGCTTGGCAGAGATGGGTAGGTACATAGGGAATACAGTCATCTAATAATATACTGCATACCAAAATCACAAGGGCACGGGGGGCCAAGATTATAATTGGAACACAAATATTATAGTGGCCTGAGCCACACCTACAGTAGTGACGTCCCAGCAGGGGACTCTTCCCAACACTCCACAAGCCCCCCAAATGCTGCACTCACAAGCTGGAGATCAGTGAATCAGGTTACATCAGGCAGGTGTTACTTGTATGTCCCAGGCTTAAGGGGGGTCACAGAGAAGAGTTTCCCATTTACTTATTGCTGCATTTCATTATTTCAGAGTTTAAATATCTATATAGAGTCATATGAAAAattttgggaacccctctcagcctgcataataatttactccactttcaacaaaaaacagTGGTAtatctttcatttcccaggaacatctgagtactgggctATTTTCTGAACAAAAcattttagtgaagcagtatttagttgtatgaaattaaaatcaaatgtgaaaaactggctgtgcaaaactGTGGGTAGTCTTGTAATTTGAATGCATGTgtcaaaagatctgaaaaaaaagaatgttcagTATCGTGGTTAAgaggaaggctacaaaaagctagCACAGAGGTTTAAACAGTaagtttcaactgtaaggaatgtaattgGAAAATGGAAgaccacaggcacagttgctgtaaaacccaggtctggcaggccaagaaaaatacaggagcggcatatgcggaggattgtgagaatggttcCAGACAagccaaagatcacctccaaagacctgcatcttgctgcagatggtgtatcagtatatcatttGTACAATTCGgcgcaatttgcacaaagaacatctgtatggcagggtgatgggaaagaagccctttctgcactcacgccaCAAACAGAGTCACTtgctgtatgcaaaagctcatttaagTCACAGTCATTTGGGAACAAAGTGGTTTGGGCTGCTGAGAcaaaaattgatttatttggtcataacaaaaagcactttgcatGGAGGAAggtttggtggaggttccatcatgctgtggggctgtgcggctagttcagggactggggcccttgttaaagtcggTGTTGGAtaaattcaacccaatatcatcaaattcttcaggataatgttcaagcatcagtcacaaagttgaagttccgcaggggttggatattccaacaagacaatgaccctaaacacagttggaaatctacaaaggcatttatacaGAGGTAGCAGTACAATATTCTAgaatggccgtcacagtcccccgacttgaatatcatggaaaatctatgggatgattggAAGCAGGCTGTCCCTGCTCGGCAGCCATCAGCtgtaactgaactggagagattttgtatggaggaatggtcaaaaatactgccatccagacactcatcaaaggctaaaggaggcgtctagaggctgttacatttgcaaaggGGGcacaactaagtattgatgtcaTATCTCTGTTGGGGGGCCCACATTTACACacctaattttgttatgatgcatattgtgTATTTTCTGTTAAACTAATAAACTtgatgtcactgctgaaatactactgttccCATAATGCATGtgttatattaaaggaacagtaacactaaaaaataaaaatgttttaaaataattaaaatataatgtactgttgccctgcactggtaaaagttgtgtgtttgcttcagaaagactactgtagttaatagaaatagctgttgagtagccatgggggcagccatttaaattgaaaaaaggagaaaaggcacaggttacataagaagataacagataaactgtgtagaatacaatgggaatctgctacttatctgttatctgcttagtaacctgtgccttttctccttttttcaatttaaatggctgcccccatggctacacagcagagtatttatataaactgtagtagtgtttatgaagcaaacacacaacttttaccagtgcagggcaatagtacataatatattaattatttttatacactttcattttttggtgttactgttcctttaaaaggaagttgctactttgaaagctcagtcAATGataaaactccaaagaattaagaggggttcccaaacattTCCATATGACTGTATATGGGCGTAGGGggctttattttctttagttgGCTGATTTACCCACGTGTGGGCATTGCTATTACTTaaccttttttctcttttgtgcAGGTACATGATCCAGCGTTCCCTGGAGCAGCACGGGCTTCCCTGGGCCATCATCTCCATCCCAGTGAACATCAGCAGCATTCCAACGTTTGAACTCAAGCAGCCCCCTTGGACCTACTGGTAGTGACCCCCTAGCAGCAGGATCACAGCCATATTACTGCAGCCCATCTGGCAAGGGAGAAGTTTAGAGCCAGTAGCCCTCTCTCAGCCGGCGGATACTTTCTTCTTGTACTGCTGCTTTGTGATGCTCCCTTTGTCTTCCTCAGAAATGCACATTATATCCAGCGCAGGGTCCATGTGATCTTACATGTTACAGCCTGGGGGTAGCAGTGTCTCTTGCACTATTGacttcctgggggggggggtccatccTGTAGTACTCAAGCTGGCTTGGAACTAAAACCTTCAGAATTCCCTGGCAGCTAAAGAACATGATTGGAGCTTCTATACAAACTCCTGAATCCCGAAACAAGGGCAAATCTTATTTAAATAGATCTCTGCAgcatttgtattttataaatgaccTGGTACAAAGGGTAGATATGGCCTTTTAGCcgaacatttaaatataaattcatttattgcgtttactgtctccaccttgtacACTCCCCTGTCTGGGAACAAAGCACAACTTTCTCTTGAATCCCAAGGGGAAATCCTTATTTTTATCAGGCTTTAAAGCTGTGTTTACAGGATAAAGGAGGTCTCCGATCAG contains these protein-coding regions:
- the pradc1 gene encoding protease-associated domain-containing protein 1; its protein translation is MQGGVCRGCQLFLTLVLLLCPSLPVRGLRYRQYLHFQVLSPGDIQYIFTATPAKDFGGIFNQRYDQIHLVPADPLEACGELNNGAFIQGEIALVERGGCSFLSKTRVIQEHGGLAVIIADNASDNDSRYVDMINDNSGRTVDIPALFLLGRDGYMIQRSLEQHGLPWAIISIPVNISSIPTFELKQPPWTYW